The proteins below are encoded in one region of Fervidicoccaceae archaeon:
- a CDS encoding NUDIX hydrolase: MRTVFRGRRIEVLAGEAVLPNGRRVYREYVRHPGAVVVLPEDDEGRILLLEQYRVPVGEWILELPAGTLEPGEDPASAALRELEEEAGLRARRIDYMFSFYASPGISSEVLHAFIARQFEEGQQRLERGELVRRLVWVKPEDVVPMIRSRVIKDGKTIAVLLYYLSAVSPRQGRERRDAT, translated from the coding sequence GTGAGAACGGTCTTTCGAGGTAGAAGGATCGAGGTGCTCGCCGGGGAAGCTGTGCTCCCCAACGGCAGGAGAGTTTACAGAGAGTACGTGAGGCATCCTGGCGCGGTCGTTGTGCTACCGGAAGATGACGAGGGGAGGATCCTCCTTCTCGAGCAGTACCGCGTACCGGTGGGCGAGTGGATCCTCGAGCTGCCCGCGGGCACGCTCGAACCCGGAGAGGACCCGGCCTCGGCAGCGCTGAGAGAACTCGAGGAGGAAGCCGGGCTGAGGGCCCGCAGAATCGACTACATGTTCAGCTTCTACGCATCGCCAGGTATATCTAGCGAGGTTTTGCACGCTTTCATTGCGAGACAGTTCGAGGAGGGACAACAGAGGCTCGAGAGAGGGGAGCTCGTTAGGAGGCTCGTCTGGGTAAAGCCAGAGGACGTCGTCCCAATGATAAGATCACGCGTCATAAAAGACGGGAAGACGATAGCGGTCCTGTTATATTACTTGAGCGCGGTCAGCCCGAGACAAGGTAGAGAGCGACGCGATGCGACATGA
- a CDS encoding 2-oxoacid:acceptor oxidoreductase family protein, whose amino-acid sequence MRVEVLFGGRGGQGVIFAGLLLARAAALYEGLHAVHSQLYGPEARGGVSRSDVVISDEPITYPRVRRANVLVLLSQEAYEKYAHIAAEDSLILIERSLVEATGARFEAEGPKIVSEDLISTALEAAGTRSAINVVAVGYVASATDLVRLSSLEEALKDLLVRQSSSLERNLKALRAGAELAKKSGGPRERARNIIS is encoded by the coding sequence TTGAGAGTCGAAGTTCTCTTCGGGGGTCGAGGAGGTCAGGGAGTAATCTTTGCGGGCCTTCTGCTAGCCAGAGCAGCAGCGCTCTACGAAGGTCTACACGCTGTGCACTCTCAGCTCTACGGTCCCGAGGCTCGAGGCGGAGTTAGCAGAAGCGACGTCGTGATCAGCGACGAGCCGATAACGTATCCGAGAGTGAGGAGAGCCAACGTCTTGGTTCTGCTCTCTCAGGAGGCTTACGAGAAGTATGCACACATCGCAGCGGAGGACTCGCTGATATTGATAGAACGGAGCTTGGTCGAGGCGACGGGGGCCCGCTTCGAGGCCGAGGGGCCGAAGATCGTGAGTGAAGACCTCATATCGACAGCGCTCGAGGCAGCCGGAACCCGCTCGGCGATCAACGTGGTGGCCGTCGGCTACGTGGCATCGGCGACTGACCTGGTCAGGCTGAGCTCTCTCGAGGAGGCGCTGAAGGACCTGCTCGTTCGCCAAAGCTCCTCTCTCGAGCGGAACCTCAAGGCGCTGAGAGCAGGGGCCGAGCTCGCTAAAAAGAGTGGAGGCCCTCGGGAGCGAGCTCGTAATATTATATCGTAA
- a CDS encoding phenylalanine--tRNA ligase beta subunit-related protein: MSGGFACFGRRLSVARELSERGVFVAASCLGIEGRDESLDYASRLRELEDRVRRTLASRVGSSEFLKDDPIVRAYRSFFWSLGIDPTKIRPAGEALARRLLRGESLPTINRLVDAGNLASSETLVPIGIYDVDKLLPGELSLEYSKGGEVFAPIGGERRVLERGVPVLKSGGVLVVHVYPYRDSRETCVDDDTKRAVVIGAGVAGVPASLVSKAVELVHQYALELGLKLSIAREVSLIGGAS, encoded by the coding sequence GTGAGCGGAGGCTTCGCCTGCTTTGGCAGGCGCCTGAGCGTAGCGAGAGAATTGAGCGAGCGGGGAGTCTTTGTAGCAGCCTCGTGCCTCGGTATAGAGGGTCGCGACGAGAGCTTGGACTACGCGAGCAGATTACGCGAGCTGGAGGACAGAGTCCGACGGACTTTAGCCTCACGCGTTGGGAGCTCCGAATTCCTCAAGGACGATCCCATAGTCAGAGCCTACAGGAGCTTCTTCTGGAGCCTGGGGATAGATCCTACGAAGATCAGGCCGGCTGGTGAGGCCCTCGCCAGGAGGCTGTTGCGAGGGGAATCTCTTCCCACGATAAACAGGCTCGTAGATGCCGGTAACCTGGCGAGCTCCGAGACCCTCGTGCCTATTGGGATTTACGACGTTGACAAGCTCCTCCCGGGCGAGCTCTCTCTCGAGTACTCGAAGGGAGGAGAAGTCTTCGCGCCGATAGGAGGCGAGCGGCGTGTCCTCGAGCGGGGAGTCCCTGTGCTGAAGTCGGGCGGGGTTCTAGTCGTTCACGTTTACCCCTACAGAGATTCTAGGGAGACTTGCGTCGATGATGACACGAAACGCGCCGTGGTTATAGGAGCTGGCGTGGCTGGGGTCCCGGCGAGTCTTGTGTCGAAGGCCGTCGAGTTGGTGCACCAATACGCGCTCGAGCTGGGCCTCAAGCTCTCGATAGCGCGCGAGGTCTCGCTCATTGGAGGTGCTTCGTGA
- a CDS encoding phosphopantothenate/pantothenate synthetase, with amino-acid sequence MSSERRVRVRIPESHPRYRSLMERETLVEGFLTGMVVPEGLIAHGRGEAFDYLIGETTIEPARRAIEAAAAALLVSAKPVISVNGNAASLVGRELVELSNEFGLPLEVNLFYRTEERLRRINVYLRELGAKHLVECESPIELPAPESERRRVCEEGIGGADLVLVMIEDGDRTQALRSMGKIVVAVDLNPLSRTSLAANITIVDNVTRAVPLLRSELRRAKGLPREVLRRRLETYDNARVLAEVLAHIKRRLEELSSSLISRSSVAPASTR; translated from the coding sequence GTGAGCTCGGAGAGACGCGTCAGAGTCCGAATCCCGGAGAGCCACCCGAGATATAGGAGCTTGATGGAGAGAGAGACGCTCGTCGAGGGTTTTCTGACCGGCATGGTCGTTCCCGAGGGGCTCATAGCTCATGGCCGAGGCGAGGCCTTCGACTATCTTATTGGCGAGACCACAATAGAGCCTGCGCGTAGAGCCATCGAGGCGGCGGCCGCCGCTCTGCTCGTCTCCGCTAAGCCGGTCATCTCGGTTAACGGCAACGCCGCTTCTCTCGTGGGCAGAGAGCTCGTCGAGCTCTCAAACGAGTTCGGTCTACCGCTCGAGGTAAATCTTTTCTACAGGACCGAGGAGAGGCTCAGGAGGATAAACGTGTACCTCCGAGAGCTGGGAGCGAAGCATCTCGTCGAGTGCGAGAGTCCAATAGAGCTCCCCGCCCCGGAGAGCGAGAGGAGAAGAGTTTGCGAGGAAGGCATAGGAGGCGCCGACCTGGTCTTGGTAATGATCGAGGACGGAGATAGGACGCAGGCTCTGAGGTCTATGGGCAAAATCGTCGTGGCCGTGGACTTGAACCCCCTCTCGAGGACTTCGCTCGCCGCCAACATCACTATAGTAGACAACGTCACTAGGGCCGTACCTCTCCTCAGGTCTGAGCTGCGGAGAGCGAAGGGCCTCCCCCGCGAGGTGCTCAGAAGGAGGCTAGAGACCTACGATAATGCCAGGGTCCTGGCCGAGGTCCTCGCTCATATCAAGCGGAGGCTCGAGGAGCTCTCCTCGTCTCTCATCTCTAGGAGCTCAGTAGCTCCGGCAAGCACTCGCTAG
- the aspS gene encoding aspartate--tRNA(Asn) ligase, protein MDVLRARVSTSEALRLPPGARAVVAGWVDALRVVGKVAFVVVRDRSGKMQIVVKKDRNPSLYEEVVDLGREDVVAFVGTIVESTASLGGKELVAEELHVLARSERPIPIDPNDWEKTGLSKRLDWRFLDLRSRRNILIFRVVDELVNALREFYRSRGFVEVFTPKIVAEATEGGADVFPVIYFDKSAFLAQSPQLYKQMLMAAGFERVFEVGPAYRAEKHHTTRHLTEYESIDIEMSFISGPEDVMDVVEAAVKYAISRVRNSLGGELREHLGVEVKEPREVPRIAFAEAKKLLEARGVTVDAAELGAEGERALGEVFSREHGADLVFVTDFPWEARPFYTMRRPDDPSLTLSFDLLYRGVEIVSGSQREHRPDVLRRQIEEKGLRPEGFEFYLRFFRYGMPPHGGAGLGLERFVMSLLELKNIREARLLPRDPERLSP, encoded by the coding sequence ATGGACGTCTTGAGAGCGCGCGTGAGCACGAGCGAGGCTCTGAGACTTCCTCCAGGAGCTCGCGCGGTCGTTGCCGGTTGGGTAGACGCCCTCAGAGTCGTGGGTAAGGTCGCGTTCGTGGTGGTGCGAGACAGGTCTGGGAAAATGCAGATCGTGGTCAAAAAGGACAGGAACCCGAGTCTATACGAAGAGGTCGTGGATCTGGGCCGCGAGGACGTGGTGGCGTTCGTAGGAACGATTGTCGAGAGCACGGCGAGCCTAGGTGGCAAAGAGCTCGTGGCGGAAGAACTCCACGTCCTGGCGCGCTCGGAGAGGCCCATCCCTATAGACCCCAACGATTGGGAAAAGACGGGATTGAGCAAGAGGTTGGATTGGAGGTTCCTAGACCTCAGGAGCCGCCGCAACATCCTCATATTTCGAGTGGTGGACGAGCTCGTCAATGCTCTGCGTGAGTTTTACCGCAGTCGCGGCTTCGTTGAGGTCTTCACGCCGAAGATCGTGGCGGAGGCCACCGAAGGGGGGGCAGACGTGTTCCCGGTAATCTACTTCGACAAGAGCGCTTTCCTAGCTCAAAGTCCTCAGCTCTACAAGCAAATGCTCATGGCGGCTGGCTTCGAGAGAGTATTCGAGGTGGGTCCGGCCTATAGAGCCGAGAAGCACCACACGACGAGGCATTTGACAGAGTACGAGTCGATCGATATTGAGATGAGCTTCATATCCGGGCCGGAGGACGTCATGGACGTCGTTGAGGCCGCGGTGAAATACGCTATATCGAGGGTCAGGAACTCGTTGGGGGGGGAGTTGAGAGAGCACCTCGGAGTCGAGGTGAAGGAGCCTCGGGAGGTCCCGAGGATCGCCTTTGCAGAGGCCAAGAAGCTTTTGGAAGCGCGAGGTGTGACGGTCGACGCGGCGGAGCTCGGAGCCGAAGGGGAGCGCGCGCTGGGCGAGGTCTTCTCGAGAGAGCACGGAGCCGACCTAGTCTTCGTAACGGACTTTCCATGGGAGGCTAGGCCCTTCTACACGATGAGGAGACCCGATGATCCCAGCCTTACGCTGAGCTTCGATCTGCTCTACCGAGGCGTAGAGATCGTTAGCGGTAGTCAGAGAGAGCACAGACCAGACGTCCTTCGACGTCAAATCGAGGAAAAGGGGTTGAGGCCCGAGGGATTCGAGTTCTACCTGAGATTCTTCCGTTACGGCATGCCTCCGCATGGGGGAGCCGGACTCGGGCTCGAGAGATTCGTCATGAGTCTCCTCGAGCTCAAGAACATCAGAGAGGCCAGGCTCCTCCCCAGGGACCCGGAGAGGCTCTCCCCCTAA
- a CDS encoding S8 family serine peptidase: protein MCFRSALSKHGPLVDRASRTPLLAAALLVAISSSLAVVAISARAETPGNLVIVLPSGASARLIVPPGVSLLAIEQTFSSTSLRGPLKATLDYKPALLRPLSLAVSSAPELPGPTMEDLLSEIGATWPTPRGEGIVVGFIDTGLDLAAGCVGLSDVARDVVGRPLLFDADSFGLALTPLSVSYRDPEQRFLATGGSLVLVYLPGYGKARVLVDADWGAPPIKSSSGLYKFGFLVSFFFPSNVLLDASLPGLALLVPVVLVDTKEPGIYDEVFADLSTSWYVLGSFYYGLGLSREPPRAELADLSFADEKGLRIGDGVAVFDANGDGVPDFSLGAISGYVYDAFGVVSSEGVDLERAWERAWEPRGSGIYPGLDPSGRYVDFFYDPIGHGTSVVCAAVGRPLEKLAPSPAGQLVIVSRGVAPSAKVAAAQALMLGNVGSALKWMGGYEFVDGEWVPASRPRVDIVSNSWGIPFWPELLFADGGGFAPGLDPLSEIVAEVASRGVIPVFAAGNGGPGLSTVAVGGASGRAVTVGAYALAWEPLRDARGHLLLPGCVGSNVVSWSSRGPGLADSFKPDAVAPGAYVLLPTSVNNGMGDGRRALDFFGGTSLSAAVTAGVLALALEKARSLGLSYDALGVEWAREILRSSSRDLGLPPEIQGAGLLNLSRLLELIAFSGAEAASEDVALVDEMGEVALRSRGLAEPRLEAYVAVSRVAPIAVELKDFELKRVSLPRLGPNEVLYVDLSFENETRRGSSVVALLGVQRREGLEGFILIDHGLLAEQGLRLVASTSSIERLTPDEVLELLLVPLGPADGVRLWVEATKLAKIELRPRSGEGLIYRFNVSLLSPPGRAAVYINESGAKRPLVLDRPLTLKTEDFVANLSTPSPISSSLSAAGELGDFFYFRLRGPPSEEGSAVLGYVVEPSPSLELYVIERGPRGLGLVRLTSASLPLNLLVKDRLEARSPGLLFLPARGVDDLTLVVHTARGLRDSITLVVRPIHVEVRGSILSCFFELRLRTSAYLGLLLVEPWSVIARVEPGLTRVSSCYGSPPTSIVFLELKPKALAGLLSEVDARVEVVFEPARVEVEVPRSALIATLFNTSREKAISS from the coding sequence ATGTGCTTCCGCTCCGCGCTCTCTAAGCACGGACCTCTGGTAGATCGCGCCTCGAGGACCCCGCTCCTCGCTGCCGCTCTGCTCGTCGCTATTTCTAGTAGCTTAGCCGTGGTCGCCATCTCGGCTAGAGCAGAGACCCCGGGGAATCTCGTGATCGTGCTCCCAAGCGGAGCGAGCGCGCGGTTGATTGTGCCCCCGGGAGTAAGTCTGCTCGCAATCGAGCAGACCTTCTCCTCGACCTCTCTCAGGGGGCCTCTGAAGGCTACTCTCGACTATAAACCCGCGCTCTTGAGGCCTCTCTCCTTAGCGGTTAGCTCAGCCCCCGAGCTCCCTGGACCGACCATGGAGGATCTCCTGAGCGAGATCGGAGCGACGTGGCCAACCCCGAGGGGCGAGGGAATCGTCGTAGGCTTCATCGATACGGGCCTCGATCTCGCAGCGGGGTGCGTGGGTCTGAGCGACGTGGCGCGCGACGTGGTGGGGAGGCCTCTGCTCTTTGATGCTGACTCCTTCGGCTTGGCTTTAACTCCGCTGAGCGTGTCGTACAGAGACCCCGAGCAGAGGTTCCTGGCCACGGGCGGGAGCCTCGTCCTGGTCTACCTGCCCGGCTATGGAAAGGCCCGCGTGCTTGTTGATGCCGATTGGGGGGCTCCGCCGATAAAGAGCTCGAGCGGGCTGTATAAATTCGGGTTCTTGGTCTCATTCTTCTTCCCCTCTAACGTCCTGCTCGATGCTAGTCTCCCGGGCCTCGCTCTGTTGGTGCCGGTGGTTCTCGTCGACACGAAAGAGCCCGGCATCTACGACGAGGTTTTCGCCGACCTCTCGACCTCTTGGTATGTGCTAGGAAGCTTCTATTATGGACTCGGGCTCTCCCGAGAGCCTCCGAGGGCTGAGCTGGCGGACTTGAGCTTCGCCGACGAGAAGGGGCTCAGAATAGGCGATGGCGTGGCAGTTTTCGATGCCAACGGAGATGGGGTCCCCGATTTCAGCCTCGGCGCGATCTCGGGCTACGTCTACGACGCGTTCGGTGTCGTGAGTTCAGAGGGGGTAGACCTCGAGCGCGCGTGGGAGCGCGCGTGGGAGCCTAGAGGCAGCGGCATCTACCCGGGCCTTGATCCGAGCGGCAGATACGTGGACTTCTTCTACGATCCAATCGGCCACGGAACCAGCGTCGTGTGCGCGGCGGTCGGTCGGCCCCTCGAGAAGCTCGCGCCCTCGCCTGCTGGTCAGCTCGTTATCGTTAGTCGCGGAGTAGCTCCCAGCGCTAAGGTGGCCGCCGCTCAGGCTCTGATGTTGGGCAACGTTGGGTCGGCGCTCAAGTGGATGGGGGGCTACGAATTCGTCGACGGTGAGTGGGTTCCAGCGAGTAGACCCAGGGTCGATATAGTCAGTAACAGCTGGGGGATCCCCTTCTGGCCGGAACTGCTCTTCGCCGATGGCGGAGGCTTCGCGCCGGGCCTCGATCCGTTGTCCGAGATCGTTGCGGAGGTCGCCTCGAGAGGAGTCATCCCCGTCTTCGCCGCCGGAAATGGAGGACCCGGCCTATCGACCGTGGCAGTCGGCGGAGCCTCGGGGAGAGCCGTGACCGTAGGTGCCTACGCGCTGGCCTGGGAGCCGCTGCGCGACGCGCGAGGCCACCTGCTGCTCCCTGGCTGCGTAGGCTCGAACGTAGTCTCTTGGAGCAGCCGGGGGCCGGGGCTCGCGGACTCTTTCAAGCCCGATGCCGTGGCTCCCGGAGCCTATGTCCTCCTGCCTACTTCCGTGAACAACGGCATGGGGGACGGGCGCAGAGCCTTAGACTTCTTCGGCGGCACCAGCCTATCGGCCGCCGTGACCGCTGGAGTGCTCGCCCTAGCGCTAGAGAAGGCGAGGAGCTTGGGGCTTAGCTACGACGCGCTCGGCGTCGAGTGGGCCAGGGAGATTCTGAGATCCTCCTCCAGGGATCTAGGCCTCCCGCCCGAAATTCAGGGAGCCGGGCTGCTCAACCTGTCTCGCTTGTTGGAGCTAATCGCCTTCAGCGGCGCCGAGGCCGCGTCAGAGGACGTGGCGTTAGTCGATGAAATGGGCGAGGTCGCTCTGAGAAGTCGAGGACTCGCCGAGCCTAGACTTGAGGCCTACGTCGCGGTCTCTAGGGTCGCGCCAATCGCGGTAGAGTTAAAGGACTTCGAGCTAAAGCGCGTATCACTCCCTCGTCTCGGCCCTAACGAGGTCCTCTACGTGGACTTAAGCTTCGAGAACGAGACGAGGCGCGGCTCTTCAGTGGTGGCCCTCTTAGGCGTCCAGAGAAGGGAGGGCCTAGAGGGCTTTATTCTGATAGACCATGGGCTGCTCGCGGAGCAAGGCCTACGCCTGGTCGCCAGTACGAGCTCCATCGAGAGGCTAACGCCAGATGAGGTGCTCGAGCTCCTACTCGTGCCGCTAGGCCCGGCGGATGGAGTCAGGTTGTGGGTGGAGGCGACGAAGCTAGCCAAAATCGAGCTGAGGCCCCGCTCCGGCGAGGGACTCATCTACCGCTTTAACGTGAGCCTCCTGTCACCTCCCGGGCGAGCGGCCGTCTATATCAACGAGAGCGGGGCCAAGAGGCCCCTAGTGCTGGACCGCCCTCTCACGCTGAAGACCGAAGACTTTGTGGCTAACCTCTCGACTCCGAGCCCCATCAGCTCGAGCCTCTCCGCGGCCGGCGAACTAGGGGATTTCTTTTATTTCAGATTGCGCGGTCCGCCAAGCGAGGAGGGCTCCGCGGTCTTGGGCTACGTCGTCGAGCCGAGCCCCTCATTGGAGCTCTACGTCATCGAGCGGGGCCCGCGTGGACTTGGCCTGGTGCGGCTGACCAGCGCGAGCCTTCCCCTGAACCTCCTCGTGAAGGATCGGCTGGAGGCTCGCTCGCCCGGGCTTCTGTTCTTGCCAGCGCGAGGCGTCGACGATCTCACACTCGTCGTGCACACCGCGCGCGGCCTGCGCGACTCGATCACTCTCGTGGTCCGCCCTATCCACGTAGAGGTGAGAGGCTCGATCTTGAGCTGCTTCTTCGAGCTGCGCCTCCGCACGAGCGCGTACCTCGGGCTACTCCTCGTCGAGCCTTGGAGCGTCATTGCTCGGGTCGAGCCGGGCCTGACTCGCGTGAGCTCGTGCTACGGGTCTCCCCCCACCTCGATCGTGTTCCTGGAGCTCAAGCCTAAAGCTCTGGCCGGCCTTCTCTCAGAGGTCGACGCGAGGGTCGAGGTGGTCTTCGAGCCCGCGAGAGTTGAGGTCGAAGTGCCCAGGTCGGCGCTCATCGCTACGTTATTTAATACATCGCGGGAGAAAGCTATCTCCTCCTAA
- the coaBC gene encoding bifunctional phosphopantothenoylcysteine decarboxylase/phosphopantothenate--cysteine ligase CoaBC, whose translation MSWGWEHHPSRKIIGEASTELRGRKIALGVTSSAAIYKSVDLARELMRAGAEVTVVMSSEATRLISPALFEWATGRPVYRGRFSGEVGHILLAETHDAILVAPATASTMAKLAHGIADTAVTLAAHSFLGEGKPVLLAPAMHLSLYKSMERLGVVSKLREAGFVVHEPRVEGNRAKFPDPRALAWHAEALVVRGKDLDGLRVLVTAGPTREYIDRVRFISNPSSGKMGVALAVEASYRGASVSLVHGPLSGIEHDVGRAFRVETTREMARRTLEELEVFKPNVVILAAAPTDFAPAAVFDGKLDSSSPINLQLVPTPKISREVAERREPGTILVLFAAEIAESEEELAEKAIEKKTWYGADVIVANNVGTPGVGFASDFNEVLVLYGEKPEVLKIERSPKRIVARRVLDVVKSLIEAKRG comes from the coding sequence TTGAGTTGGGGCTGGGAGCATCACCCCTCGAGGAAGATCATAGGGGAAGCCTCCACGGAGCTCCGCGGTCGCAAAATAGCGTTAGGTGTCACGTCAAGCGCGGCGATCTACAAGAGCGTAGACCTCGCTAGGGAGCTTATGCGAGCCGGCGCAGAGGTCACCGTGGTTATGAGCTCCGAAGCCACCAGGCTGATTTCTCCCGCGTTGTTCGAGTGGGCCACGGGGAGACCCGTCTATCGCGGTAGGTTCTCTGGAGAGGTCGGACACATCTTGTTAGCCGAGACCCACGACGCCATACTCGTAGCCCCCGCCACCGCATCTACCATGGCTAAGCTGGCTCACGGCATCGCCGACACGGCCGTAACTCTGGCCGCTCACTCATTCTTGGGAGAGGGCAAGCCAGTATTACTGGCTCCAGCAATGCACCTCTCGCTATATAAATCAATGGAGAGGCTCGGCGTGGTGAGTAAGCTCAGGGAGGCAGGCTTCGTAGTTCACGAGCCTCGCGTAGAGGGGAATAGAGCCAAGTTTCCCGACCCGAGGGCCCTGGCCTGGCACGCCGAGGCGCTCGTGGTCCGAGGCAAAGACTTGGACGGCTTGAGGGTCCTCGTTACCGCGGGGCCCACGAGGGAGTACATAGACAGGGTCAGATTCATAAGCAACCCTAGCTCGGGGAAGATGGGCGTGGCTCTCGCCGTCGAGGCTTCGTATAGAGGGGCCAGCGTCTCGCTGGTCCACGGGCCTCTCTCTGGGATCGAGCACGACGTCGGTAGGGCGTTCCGCGTAGAGACTACGCGGGAGATGGCGAGGCGGACTCTCGAGGAGCTAGAGGTCTTCAAGCCTAATGTTGTGATACTGGCGGCGGCCCCGACCGATTTCGCCCCGGCCGCGGTCTTTGACGGTAAGCTCGATAGCTCCTCGCCAATTAACCTTCAACTCGTGCCGACCCCGAAGATTTCGAGAGAAGTTGCCGAGCGCCGCGAGCCTGGCACGATTCTGGTTCTCTTCGCCGCTGAGATCGCCGAGAGCGAGGAGGAGCTCGCGGAGAAGGCAATCGAGAAGAAGACGTGGTACGGGGCCGACGTGATAGTCGCGAACAACGTAGGCACCCCCGGTGTGGGTTTCGCCTCCGACTTCAACGAGGTTCTAGTGCTCTATGGAGAGAAACCAGAGGTCTTGAAGATCGAGAGGAGTCCGAAGAGGATCGTAGCGAGGAGAGTGCTCGACGTGGTGAAGAGTCTAATTGAGGCGAAGCGCGGTTAG
- a CDS encoding DUF2258 domain-containing protein, producing the protein MGWVTVALSSNTERLSTGYIIVGAYADKVRRTLFAQAKRLGLQDSEVARASAELNMVLFEVLVGGLKADKGDVVRIIVNYKVSDGKISWDYSSLKVELFKRVPDDDVTRALQELLPRALESARRRQ; encoded by the coding sequence GTGGGTTGGGTGACCGTCGCGTTGTCTAGCAACACCGAGAGGTTGAGCACAGGTTACATCATAGTGGGAGCTTACGCCGACAAGGTCAGGAGAACTCTCTTCGCGCAAGCAAAGCGGCTCGGGCTCCAGGACAGCGAGGTCGCCAGAGCCTCGGCGGAGCTCAACATGGTGCTCTTCGAAGTGCTCGTGGGAGGGCTCAAAGCCGATAAAGGCGATGTGGTGAGGATCATCGTGAACTATAAAGTGTCCGACGGTAAGATCTCGTGGGATTACTCGAGCCTCAAAGTGGAGCTCTTTAAGAGGGTCCCCGATGATGATGTGACGCGCGCGCTCCAAGAGCTTCTACCGAGAGCCTTGGAGTCTGCGCGGCGGCGCCAGTGA
- a CDS encoding inositol monophosphatase family protein translates to MSEYEPRDLRSLALKITGEVAGLLRDLREDPSSVEKTGPDTTRADMEAEAYALELLEAEGLRCLVVTEESGARELGEEELVAVLDPLDGSVNYVLGVPWCSVSLGFANKRRGARLSDVVAGAVHSVFSLDSFSFYRGGGAYVNDARIEQWSVVRSFESTGKFSVAFYVDEPSQLRELGPVLDYVRRRGGALKARCLGSSALELSLVAVGKIGYFADLRGKLRNVDVVVGLGMLRELSGGYIDGSGDELDVGLERVERLRGLIAASLVEEVERLRGILTSRAGGPVA, encoded by the coding sequence GTGTCCGAGTACGAGCCGCGAGATCTTCGGTCGCTGGCTCTGAAGATAACGGGCGAGGTGGCCGGCCTACTAAGGGACCTAAGAGAGGACCCCTCCTCCGTCGAAAAAACGGGGCCCGATACGACGAGAGCCGACATGGAGGCGGAGGCCTACGCGTTGGAGCTGCTGGAGGCCGAGGGGCTGCGTTGCCTCGTCGTGACGGAGGAGAGCGGCGCCCGCGAGTTGGGCGAGGAAGAGCTCGTGGCTGTGCTGGACCCGCTCGATGGCTCGGTTAATTACGTCTTGGGCGTGCCCTGGTGCTCCGTTAGCTTAGGCTTCGCCAATAAGCGCAGAGGAGCCAGGCTCTCCGACGTAGTCGCCGGAGCCGTGCACTCGGTCTTCTCGCTAGACTCCTTCAGCTTCTACAGGGGTGGAGGCGCCTATGTAAACGATGCTAGAATCGAGCAATGGAGTGTAGTGAGGAGCTTCGAGTCGACCGGCAAGTTCTCCGTAGCCTTCTACGTCGATGAGCCTTCTCAGCTGCGAGAGCTGGGGCCCGTGCTCGACTACGTTAGGAGAAGAGGCGGGGCACTCAAGGCTAGGTGCCTCGGGAGCTCCGCTCTCGAGTTAAGCCTCGTGGCTGTGGGCAAGATCGGCTACTTCGCCGACTTAAGAGGTAAGCTCAGGAACGTAGACGTGGTCGTAGGCCTCGGTATGCTGAGAGAACTCTCTGGAGGCTACATTGATGGGTCGGGCGATGAGCTAGACGTCGGTCTCGAGAGGGTTGAGAGGTTGAGGGGATTGATCGCCGCGTCGCTCGTCGAGGAGGTTGAGAGGTTGAGGGGGATCCTGACCTCGCGCGCGGGAGGGCCCGTAGCTTGA
- a CDS encoding thiamine pyrophosphate-dependent enzyme gives MRLRDLALSSSLKRRFLREDRLPTIFCAGCGIGTVLKYVLHAIDLAELDPKRLVWISGIGCSSRVTGYVKFDSLHTTHGRALAFATGVKLARPDLEVLVFAGDGDLAAIGGNHLFHAARRNLDVVVVVVNNFNYGMTGGQTGPTTPTHCATTSAPRGNFERPTDLVALVAAAGANYAARWTFLDYVSGINSLLKAFKKKRGFRLVEFVTPCPTYFGRLNGLKSLGDFSAWLRKNFALPSEEPAGRMRLGELADRDEPGFVESYFRHAMSAISEELAGKSRP, from the coding sequence TTGAGGCTGCGAGATTTGGCCCTGAGCTCCTCTCTCAAGCGAAGATTCCTGCGCGAGGACAGACTCCCGACGATCTTCTGCGCTGGCTGCGGCATAGGCACGGTCTTGAAGTACGTGCTTCACGCGATAGACTTAGCGGAGCTCGACCCGAAGAGGCTTGTCTGGATAAGCGGCATAGGTTGCTCCTCTAGAGTGACCGGCTACGTAAAATTCGACAGTCTTCATACAACGCACGGCCGAGCTCTAGCCTTCGCCACGGGCGTGAAGCTGGCTAGGCCCGACCTGGAGGTGTTAGTGTTCGCTGGCGACGGGGACCTGGCCGCCATTGGCGGGAACCACCTCTTCCACGCGGCTAGGAGGAACTTAGACGTCGTGGTGGTGGTCGTGAACAACTTCAACTACGGCATGACTGGCGGACAGACCGGGCCCACCACTCCGACTCACTGTGCGACAACGAGCGCTCCTCGCGGCAACTTCGAGAGGCCCACTGACTTAGTCGCGCTCGTCGCGGCGGCCGGTGCGAACTACGCGGCCAGGTGGACCTTCCTAGATTACGTCTCCGGAATCAACAGCTTACTCAAGGCCTTCAAGAAGAAGCGCGGCTTCAGGTTGGTGGAATTCGTAACGCCCTGTCCCACGTACTTCGGGAGGCTCAATGGCCTCAAGAGCCTCGGCGATTTCTCGGCATGGTTGAGGAAGAACTTCGCGCTTCCATCGGAAGAGCCAGCCGGGAGGATGAGGCTCGGCGAGTTAGCCGACAGGGACGAGCCGGGCTTCGTGGAAAGCTACTTCAGACACGCCATGAGCGCGATTAGCGAAGAGCTCGCGGGGAAGAGCAGGCCTTGA